The Ictalurus punctatus breed USDA103 chromosome 6, Coco_2.0, whole genome shotgun sequence DNA segment CTAAAAAAGATCCACCAAAGGGATGAGTAGACCGTTGGAGGTTTAATTAATCATGTGTCGTATTAATTAGAAAGCTTTAAGCCATGTGAAGGTTTTTATGACCTAAGACTAGGTAACCAACCATATTGCCTATAAACTGTATATTTCTACCTCAGATAGCATTGGTGCTTCTATAGATGAGATGACCTGCTAATccgatactgtatgtgttttccAGATGCTCAGTTGTCTTGAGCACATGTATCATGATCTGGGTTTGGTCACAGACTTCAACATCAACCCTATTACGCTGAAGAGATGGCTGGTAAGGAAAGCTCCTGGACTGCTACGCAACACTGATAAAATGCTGTAAAACAATCTTTATTAAATTCTTAAAAATCTGAATTTGATCAAGGCGATTTAACTTTATTCACATACATTAAGTACAAGTGTACATGGTACAAGCCAACACATAGGGCCATAACTTGACACCAAACATTCTGTTGTATAAATTATTtacatcgtgtgtgtgtatttatgtatactGGAATATTTGATTGCATACATGCATTTCTTTGAGAACCAGTGTCGGATTTATTTGCCCTGTATGTTAGACAGTACAGGGAATTGTAACGTACTAATAGAATACTGGACTGTTTATAGATGTGCAGAGAAGAACAAGAAATAGATAAGGAAATAAACTAACCTGAAGTACCCCAAAAGGATAAATAATATATGCTAAACAACTCTGCTTTATGTAACACATCAAAATTACACAATTGTTTTGTTCTAGCAAATTCaagttcttttaaaaaaacaaacccaaaagaCCTTCACGACGCTCTTACCGTCTTCGGTCTGTTCACGGACAAGGTCACTGAtgtcagctctctctctctctctcggaggGTCAAAAGCCACTCACTGCCCACCTGTAGATCTGCTCGTTTGTGCACGCTCACTAAAACTGGAAGGTTAAAGATTTGAAAAACATCATCAAACCtcgtgagcctgtgcccactgtaccTCAGATTCTCgttcttgtctgacaggagtggaTCCTGATGTGGTCTTTTGTTATTGTAGCCCATCTACCTCGAGATTTGACATGTTGCGTGTCCTGAGATactttttctgctcaccacggttgtaaagagggcttatttgagttaccgtaccCTTCATGTTCGCTCAAACCAGTCAGGCGATTCTCCTCGGACTTCTCTTGGCCttaagctcttgacctgtatctgcaagATTTTCAGCATTGTTCTGATGCCATATGATAGGCCGAGTAGTCAATTGCATGAATGATCAGGTgtaaaggtgttcctaataaagtggatgcaTTGCCGCTTTCCCAGTAGAGATGCCGGATCCCTGACCACGACgaaggaatgaataaatatatgcTAAGGAGGAAGTATAATGAAatagatgtataaatgaatattatctacagtatgtacagtacatatgaGAGACCTGTGCAGGATTATATACCTGTGCAGTATAATACACTGTGATATTAGCATTGTGCGATGATACAGTAATTTGCAcattgtacatatatatattgcacatgGTACATATAATACAGTTTGTACAGATGGTGTGGAGCAATGAAGGAAGTGTTACAGCAAGTCATGTGCCTCGTCGTCTGGCTACCACTGAGCTTAAGGGTCCAATGCAAATTTAATTAATAGTATAACTCTTCAGTGTAGACTAGGCTGAATCTGTGCGCTCACGTCAGTGTGTCGCGTCGGTATGTACGGTACGTGCTCAAACATGACAATTCTTTCTGTATTGTGTATCTTTTTGGTTTTGTAGCTCTGCATTCATGACAACTACAGGAACAACCCATTCCACAACTTCCGCCACTGTTTCTGCGTCACACAGATGATGTACAGCATGATCTACCTCTGCAACCTACAGGTAAAACTCTTCCCCTAGCCTGCATCCTCGTCTCCTACATACACTCCCAAAAAGTTTGCATCCCGGAGTTACaacatttttttacaaattcaAGACGAATGAATCGAATTCACAGCAACAAGACATTTAATGTATTTGGGTTCACAGATTTTCCTTGACTAGTACAAGTAACAGAAATGATCACATAGTGCACATTTAAGCTTTGACTCCAGATGTCGTGCATGGGACTGCTTCCGTTCAGATCGGCAAATCTAGAGGGTCATGACAGTTTATTTTCAGGCTATTTTCCTGTTTGGTAAATTGTaacgttttttatttatttatttatttatttatttagaacaattacattttcatttcatccaTTTACAAAACCatgggggtgcaaacttttacCCTCAACTGTACAATCTGTTTTAGATTGATGTTCATATCGAGTAACATCAGGAACCATTCATTTAAAACCCATCATGATGAGTAAATAATATAACAGGCAGCGATATGTATAGTAGATAGATGACGATGGTAGAGCTTTCACATTGCACTAGTTCTGACTTCTTCCAAGCTCTTCTATCATGAACAGGAGTAGAGGAAATACACCGAGTATCATTTCTGACATGACAAAAGAATGACTGACGCAGCGTTGAGAAGAGGGAAAGATATAACACATACAGACAACTGTAACATACTAAGACAATAGTATGTTAAGAACAAGAAATAGGTAGGGGAGTAAACTAACCTGAAATACCTGCAAAGGATAAATACTATATTCTAAGCCGGACAGAAAGGAGGAGTGTGAGAAGAAGGGAAGGGAGGGGAGGAGTGCAGAGAGGACGTATGAAAAGGTGAAAGAGATTTAGAGATGCTCTTTAGCCTCTCATTTTCCTCTTTGCACTTCAGTTGCCATGGAAATCTGTTTAGAGGGTTTCTTCTTAATTATCCAGTCTATAATGAGTGCAGCCACTGGACAGAAAATTGCTTCCTCCTGTTCACAAGAAGTGGGGAATGTTCAAATTGcccccctcacacactcatattTGCATTTTGTATTTCCATAGATAAATAATTGTTCACCTACAGTATATGAAATTGAACTACACTCGcgggcaaaaaaaaaacgagccaagtccaaaatggcaaaattaaaaaattttttaatggtCTCAACAACAAATTGTTGGTCAGAacattagcaagaattaaacacaTGCACCCTGCGACCCAGGGTTGATGTAAAATTCAAGCTAATACATGCCtgggtgtacaaaataaaatagaatgaaataaaaaataaaataaaataaaaataagggcgcacagtggcttagtggttagcctcacacctccagggtcggggggttcgattcccgtgtacgcggagtttgcatgttctccagggtactccggtttcctcccccagtccaaacacatgcatgataggctgatttgcgtgtctaaagtgtccgtagtgtatgaacgggtctgtgagtgtgtatgtgattgtgctctgtgatggatttgcaccctgtccggggtgtaccccgccctgtgccccatgctccttgggataggctccatgttccccgtgaccctgaaggataagcgctatagaaaatggacagatggatggaaaataaaaataaaaagctgtctgCATGTTTACCCGCTAggctttaaacatttaaagaaatcaaagggaaaagctCCCGTACTAAGTTTAATTTATCTacttgtttaattcttgctaatttcctgaccaatgatttgttgttaaaaccattaaaagcttaatattttgccattttgggtttaactcgttttatttatttatttatttatttattttgctggcaTCTTACTGTATCGGGTTGTTATACTCTTACTGGTTGTTTTTACTTGTATAAAAAATACTACCACGGGTTTCTCTGTGGTTGAAAACCATTGTTTAATATCGCATTTATAATTCATGTAAAAGGAACTACAGTGTTGTTTAGtccgtgcccccccccccaacccagcacccccccccccccccccccaaattacAGTGATCAAGACTTAAAGACTTACTCaatcaacaataataacaataataaaattctGTCGGAGTTGTCCGAGGGTCCGATGCCTTGTTTATTTGTGATGTGATGTTACTTCGTTCCAGGATTTTATAATATTACAAACGCTGACCTGTTGTAGTATATGCAACTTAAATGAGatatgacaataaataaattgccaTAGGCATCATACTGCACTTCCAGTATATTTTCTTCAGGTTTGTCATTTTCAGTTGTAGGACATAGGGATGAAACAGTGACCATAATATTAGGAATCCCACagcaaactgtgtgtgtttcgCAGGAAAAGTTCACACAGGTGGATATTCTGATCCTCATGACTGCAGCTGTGTGTCATGATCTAGATCATCCTGGATACAACAACACGTAAGATAATACCCATTAACACACGGATGAATTAATATCCATATTATTATTctatattatttacttattaatatagtcactgcaaccctgacaaggataaatCAGTCaccaaagatgaatgaatgagtgatatATAGCCAGTTTCTTTCTGTATCTAATtatctctcattctcattcattctctctctctctctctctctctctctctctctctctctctctctctctctctctctctctctctctctctctctctctctctcaggtatcAGATAAATGCACGGACAGAGCTGGCGGTGAGGTATAATGATATTTCTCCTCTGGAGAACCACCACTGTGCCGTAGCCTTTCAGATCTTCTCTCAGCCAGACTGTAACATCTTCTCCAACTTCGATGCTGAAGCCTTTAAACAGATCCGTCAGGTGCGTTTGAGTGTGTAGTAAGAGGATAATGCAAATATTCACAAATAACCTCATGTGGGCAGCACTTTGGATCAGTCATAGCCTGATTACTGTTAATAGAAATAGGCACTACAGGTGGTGATGGTGTTTTGTCCCAGGTCGATGGTGTCAGAGATTGATTACTGGAGGATTTGAAAACTTCAATCCATCCAAAAACAATCACTTTTTTAACCCCGTATTTACGCTAATAAGTGACACGTTGCTTCAGGGTTGTCTGTGATGGATACGTTGTCGCCTGTCCGGTTTTTCAGTTCCAAtaagaaaagctaaaaaaaaaaatatgtacagcTTGCTGTTTAATTTATACACATCACTGTGCATCTTTGTTCACGATCTATTTCAAAAGAGTCATTAAACCccgaaaaagaaaacacaatttcttttggtcattttttttgtatggCAGATATGAGAACTAAACGCAAGGAAGAATCGAATCTGAGACTGTAAACGACACACAACGTAGGATTGGTCAGAGGAATTTACTCTAGTAACAGCATCACGACCCGGCTTTATTATTAAGTTCTGGTAGTTCTTCGCCTgttttgactggtcacttgaattgaatggatTTAATGCAAGTCTCAGTAGCTCAAAAATAAGCCGGCTTATAAATAACACGAACTTGGACCTGATACGTTGTCATTCAAAAGTCCAGGAATACATTTTTTGCTGTCTAGCCAGTCattttggatgtgtgtgtattattgcaTTAAAGAAGAAACATACCAAAAGATTAAAAAccaaaaatatcaacaaattGTCTGACGAGCTTAGCCACCGTTCTATCATTTTGACTTTTTCATCACTACTATGTTGACATACGCTGTTCgaccattttattattattattattattttttacatgtgaTAATGAAGGAACATCTGTAACAACCCTAACACAAAAATGTCTTGTCCTGATGATATGGAACACTTTGCACTCAGctttatgtaataaataaattttttactTGCTGCTTTGTGGCTTTCTGATGTCATAACAGGACAATCCTTTGGTCACTCCATCATTTTGTGCGTTCTACGTTCTTTAACAGGGCACCATCACTCTGATACTAGCTACAGACATGGCTCGGCATGGCGAGATCCTCGACTCcttcaaacagaaggtggagacCTTCGACTTCACCAATGAGGAGCATGTCACCTGTGTGAGCAGTGAATTTATACTTTCTCTTTGACAGCTTGTAATAATAGCACAGATGTTTATGGGTGCGCATAGTGttgtgtgatggactggtgttcggtccagggtgtattcccagctcaggtccagtgttcctgggacagaCTTCAGCTCTACTGCCGTCCTGAGCAGGATGAAGTTcttcctgaagatgaatgaatgaataaacatgtATAATCTCAGTTGGATAATGACTGTCAGTGGTTTCTGTGCCTGTTAGTTGAAGATGGTGCTGATTAAGTGCTGTGACATCTCCAACGAGGTTCGGCCGATGGAGGTGGCCGAGCCGTGGGTGGACTGTTTGCTTGAGGAGTACTTCATGCAGgtgatggaaaaaaatgttcatcatCTATTCATTAAGAAGCTGTAGTGTTTGATTTGTCACTTTTTAATTTTCTTAGTGGgcattattcttattattcttattattcaaAAATCTTGTTTGGTGGAGATAACTGAAGACATTCTtttctctctaaaaaaaaataaaataaaaaaaaccctaatgCAGAGTGACAGGGAGAAGGTGGAAGGCTTACCCGTCGCCCCCTTCATGGACAGAGAAAAGGTCACTAAGCCCACGGCTCAGATCGGCTTCATTAAGTTCGTCCTCATTCCCATGTTCGAGACAGTGATGAAGGTGAGAAGATGATCAGGGTGATGTTTATGATAAGGTCTTGTACCGATTACTCTTATTAAACACATCGATCGCTTTATCTGATCGATCTCAGTGCATAATGATGCTCTTTTCATCGGCGTGTTCCAGCTGTTTCCTCAGATCGAGGAGGTGATGGTTCAGCCACTCAGAGAATCACGAGACAGATATGAAGAACTCAAACAGATTGACGATGCCATGAATGAGGTCTGGCCTTCAGAAATGCTCTGTTTTGCTCAGTAAATCTTTTGATagtttaatcttttgatatcTGTCGCTCATCTTCATTCTTTCCATACAGGTCCAGAAAAAGAAGAGTGAGAACCTCACCATGGGAGGGAAAAAGAAATGAGGTGAGTGTACAGCAGCAGTGTTAAACTTTACAGCCCTTAAACGCTACCAGTGACATACCGATCTCGGTAAATCCATATTGGAACCTCATTGATGAATATTTCTAACAGTTCGTGTCATGGGTTTAGACAAGAAGTAGTATTTACAgccgagtgcaaaagtttgcatcctcCCTGGTTTCTGAATGGGGAAAAAGGGAAATGTCAGTCTATTTTACGATTTTTacctataaatataaataaataaaaaaaattcaaggtgctgaaaaaaaatacaaaaataatcacCGATACATCTGGAGAAAATGgtcacaaacatttacactgaACTTTCTAAATGATGTCAAATTAGGCAGAatcaacagagaaaaaaaatcaaaacaaagtatgaaaaatgttttgaaagaaCCAAAAGCAGGAAGCGTCTTGGATTCCAGATCTGAAGCGAAGATGACAaacttgtcaaaaaaaaaaaaaaaaaaaaaaagatgggggGGGATTTGGCCAGTTGAGTTTGAACAGAATATTTCAAGAAGAATAAGGACGTAAAAGTTGCTCCACAAACATTAAACGACAAAACGtacgtgtgattttttttaattaataaaaaaatattctgttgtataagaggaacaaaataCTTTGGGATGTGTTTATACGGGAAACAAATCCTAATTGGGCCCGAGCCATTTCACCCTGCGGTTCTCACCTGGGTTTCCAtggaagctaagcagggttgaggctggccagtacctggatgggagacctcctggggaaaactaaggctgctgctggaagtggtattagggaggacagcagggggcgctcaccctgtgacctgtgtgggtcctaatgccctagtatagtgacggggacactatagtGTAGAAACAGCACCGTCTCTCTGATGAGAaattaaaccgaggtcctgactcgcTGTGGTCCTTAAAAATCTTAGGACACTTgttgtaaagagtaggggtgtaaccccGGTGTCCGGCCGAAATTGGCCctctaataatctccatctctgaattggctacaatTAATAGCCAATTcatctccactaatagctggtgtgtggtgggagttctggtgcactaccgctgccgtcgcatcatccaggtggatgttaCACACCAGTGGTGGTTGAAGAGATTCCCCCctatacaatgtaaagcgctttgagtgctctataaatctaaggaatttattattatcattattattatcatgacaACTTTGCATCACAGCACCATGTCATTCAttgttttccttcctttctaTATGAGTATttgtgcatttttcttttttcagtcgGGATAATCCGCTGAATCTGAATCCGGATCCTGTAAGTTGGAAAGCTGATGAATGTAGAGTGACATGTTGGAAATCTTCCCAGACAATCCAAAGCCTCTTTCAGGGAATGTGAATTGTAATCAGCGCACACACAAGACACCTGACATTATTCCATAGCTATTATTCTCTATTTgccttgtttttatttggttttatatatatatatatatatatatatatatatatatatatatatatatataagatatattaTTCGGGTTGTACAGATTTTTAGTCACTTTTGtcctttattacaaaaataaaaagttttaagtatacttttttttgGTCGCATGATACTTTAGGGTGAACTTTGTGGCTGTTTGTGGCATTTGCTAGTTCTTTAAATgcttcactgcaaaaaaaatgtcatctatgcaagtgaaaatatcttgaatatagtaaaaattaaatagtatttttttaattataagaTTTAGGGATGCAACGCAGTTTAGGCCGCTGAAAATTTTCGGTTTTTGGCCGAACGAGAAAATAGGGCGAAAATATATGCCGCCCGGCCACGCCCCTCAGTGCTTATCGTCGTATTGCAACATTACTGAATCCTCGATTTAAAGGGCATCGCTTTGACGCTGAGAAAAAGCAGCGTGCACGGGACATGATCCGGGCAGAGCTGGAGGTGATGAATGCATCTGCTGAAGGATCGACGCACAGCACAGAGCACAGTGATGAGGTGCAAACTCCCTCGCTTTCTGACACGTTTGACGAGATTCTACAGGAAAGCGCCCCGATCCACAGCGGCGCCGCAGCGGGCGCAGCTACGCTTTCCATTGCTTACACGTATTTCACGCAGGTATTCACCCGCCCCAAGCACcagcacagagagtgagagactaTTCAGTACAGCATCTCATGTCCTTGATGAGAAGAGGAACCGTCTCTAACGCCAGAAAGCTGAGCAACTTTCGTTCTTGAGAGAAACCTGACACTTTTGTTTAAATAGAAAGCAGACAAATTACGTTAAAATTCCTGTAGACCTGCAAAACTTTGTTCTTGACTTGAGGCTACATCT contains these protein-coding regions:
- the pde9aa gene encoding high affinity cGMP-specific 3',5'-cyclic phosphodiesterase 9A isoform X4, with the protein product MLEKRVELEGMKVVEIEKCRSDIKKLREEMASRNNSSFLDDNKKLTPRRDVPSYPKYMLSQQTIDALRKPAFDVWLWESNEYHLSKETIDALRQPIFDVWQWEPNEMLSCLEHMYHDLGLVTDFNINPITLKRWLLCIHDNYRNNPFHNFRHCFCVTQMMYSMIYLCNLQEKFTQVDILILMTAAVCHDLDHPGYNNTYQINARTELAVRYNDISPLENHHCAVAFQIFSQPDCNIFSNFDAEAFKQIRQGTITLILATDMARHGEILDSFKQKVETFDFTNEEHVTCLKMVLIKCCDISNEVRPMEVAEPWVDCLLEEYFMQSDREKVEGLPVAPFMDREKVTKPTAQIGFIKFVLIPMFETVMKLFPQIEEVMVQPLRESRDRYEELKQIDDAMNEVQKKKSENLTMGGKKK
- the pde9aa gene encoding high affinity cGMP-specific 3',5'-cyclic phosphodiesterase 9A isoform X3 yields the protein MGSASSAYRIIYLDVDGRIQKVVFSRFCSPCDIKDLFCTAMGLPRNTSLSLLDSTGAMVSIDPTMPSNLERSPYKVVPLTGGQLADKEELFQNVLTQVAEQFSRAFKINELKSEVTNRLAMLEKRVELEGMKVVEIEKCRSDIKKLREEMASRNNSSFLDDNKKLTPRRDVPSYPKYMLSQQTIDALRKPAFDVWLWESNEMLSCLEHMYHDLGLVTDFNINPITLKRWLLCIHDNYRNNPFHNFRHCFCVTQMMYSMIYLCNLQEKFTQVDILILMTAAVCHDLDHPGYNNTYQINARTELAVRYNDISPLENHHCAVAFQIFSQPDCNIFSNFDAEAFKQIRQGTITLILATDMARHGEILDSFKQKVETFDFTNEEHVTCLKMVLIKCCDISNEVRPMEVAEPWVDCLLEEYFMQSDREKVEGLPVAPFMDREKVTKPTAQIGFIKFVLIPMFETVMKLFPQIEEVMVQPLRESRDRYEELKQIDDAMNEVQKKKSENLTMGGKKK
- the pde9aa gene encoding high affinity cGMP-specific 3',5'-cyclic phosphodiesterase 9A isoform X1, translated to MGSASSAYRIIYLDVDGRIQKVVFSRFCSPCDIKDLFCTAMGLPRNTSLSLLDSTGAMVSIDPTMPSNLERSPYKVVPLTGGQLADKEELFQNVLTQVAEQFSRAFKINELKSEVTNRLAMLEKRVELEGMKVVEIEKCRSDIKKLREEMASRNNSSFLDDNKKLTPRRDVPSYPKYMLSQQTIDALRKPAFDVWLWESNEYHLSKETIDALRQPIFDVWQWEPNEMLSCLEHMYHDLGLVTDFNINPITLKRWLLCIHDNYRNNPFHNFRHCFCVTQMMYSMIYLCNLQEKFTQVDILILMTAAVCHDLDHPGYNNTYQINARTELAVRYNDISPLENHHCAVAFQIFSQPDCNIFSNFDAEAFKQIRQGTITLILATDMARHGEILDSFKQKVETFDFTNEEHVTCLKMVLIKCCDISNEVRPMEVAEPWVDCLLEEYFMQSDREKVEGLPVAPFMDREKVTKPTAQIGFIKFVLIPMFETVMKLFPQIEEVMVQPLRESRDRYEELKQIDDAMNEVQKKKSENLTMGGKKK
- the pde9aa gene encoding high affinity cGMP-specific 3',5'-cyclic phosphodiesterase 9A isoform X2, which translates into the protein MGSASSAYRIIYLDVDGRIQKVVFSRFCSPCDIKDLFCTAMGLPRNTSLSLLDSTGAMVSIDPTMPSNLERSPYKVVPLTGGQLADKEELFQNVLTQVAEQFSRAFKINELKSEVTNRLAMLEKRVELEGMKVVEIEKCRSDIKKLREEMASRNNSSFLDDNKKLTPRRDVPSYPKYHLSKETIDALRQPIFDVWQWEPNEMLSCLEHMYHDLGLVTDFNINPITLKRWLLCIHDNYRNNPFHNFRHCFCVTQMMYSMIYLCNLQEKFTQVDILILMTAAVCHDLDHPGYNNTYQINARTELAVRYNDISPLENHHCAVAFQIFSQPDCNIFSNFDAEAFKQIRQGTITLILATDMARHGEILDSFKQKVETFDFTNEEHVTCLKMVLIKCCDISNEVRPMEVAEPWVDCLLEEYFMQSDREKVEGLPVAPFMDREKVTKPTAQIGFIKFVLIPMFETVMKLFPQIEEVMVQPLRESRDRYEELKQIDDAMNEVQKKKSENLTMGGKKK